Below is a genomic region from Myxococcus fulvus.
CAGCTCGACGAGCCAAACCCCCGGCGGGTGACGGCGTAGACGTGATGGGTCGCGGTGAACTCCGGCGCGAAGGTGTCGAACACGTGGCCCGTGTTGCCCAGGCCCGACAGGAAGACGAGCGCGGGTCCCTGGCCTCCGAAGTCGAGCAGCTCGAGCTCGACCCCCTCGGCCACCTTCACCCGCTTCACCTGATGCAACGCGCTGGAGTCGGCAGAAGCCGGGACCGGGCCGGACTTCGTCGTCACGCAGGCGAACAGCGGCAAGCAGAGGAGGAGGCGTTTTCGCATGGACTGAATCCACTACAGGAATGAGGAGACCACCAGGGAGGCCCATGGGTGACAGCTCGCCGCGCCCCATTTGGACGGGGCGTGGATGAGCCCCTCCGGCTTCGATGGGCGGCGAGAAAGCGCTTGCCGAAGTCCCGGGCGCGCCGTTAACTCTTCGCCAGGTGCCGAGGGGCGCCTGCCCGAAAAGACGACGTCACCCTCGCTTCATCCGGCAGGTCCGACAGTTTCCGATGAGTTCCTTCCACGGCCCATGACACGGGTGGGGCCGCCGTTCAGGGACTTCTCATGGGAACCGTTGCAGACACCTCCGAGCCCCTCTCCCTCCAAGAGTGCAAGGTCCGCGCGTCGCTCCTGCTCAAGGCGCTCGTCGCGTCCGACACCGCGAAGGCCACACGCGCGGCGGAGCGGTTGCGCGTGCTGCCCGGCTTCGCCAGCCTGTCCCTGGGCGAGGTGCTCGCGCGCCGTGACTCCATCCAGCGCAAGCACGCGCTCGCCGTCATCGCGAGGGAGCAGGGCCACGCCACCTGGAGCGACTTGAAGCAGGCGCTGGAGGCACGCGACGCGCCCCAGGTCGACTTCGAGCGGCTGCTCTCCCGCACCGGCGGGACGTACCTCAACCGCTGGTTCAGCTCCTACGAGGAGGCTGCCGCGTCGCTGCGTGAGCTCGGGGGCTACCTCTTCCCGTTCCGCGAGCAGTTCTTCATCTGCGAGCCCGGACTGCTGGCCCTGCTCGGGCTGGACCCGGCGGACCCGGACTGGACGCGGGCCGGACCGGACTGGCTCGCGCCTCGCGATGCCCAGGCCCACGCGCGGCTCGAACAACGCCTGCTCCAGCGCTGCCGCGAAATCCCCACCCACCCCACGAGGAAGTCGCCCATGTCGTCCCCTGAAGCCAAAGGAAGCCGGGCCCGTCGCTCGGACCTCAAGCGCGAGTACAAGGAGAACCCTCCCGAGATGGGCGTGTTCGCCGTGCGCAACCACGCCAACGGCAAGGTGCTGGTGGGCTCGGCGCTCAACGTCCCAGGCATGCTCAACCGCATCCGCTTCGAGCTGACCATGAACATGCCGCGCATCCCCGCGCTGCTCGAGGACTGGAAGCGCTACGGCGCGGAGAAGTTCACCTTCGAGGTGCTCGACGTGCTCGAGCCGCCCAAGGAGCCCGGCGTGGACCTCAACGAGGAGCTGCGCGTGCTGGAGAACCTGTGGCTCGACCGCCTGAAGCCCTACGGCGACGCGGGCTACAACGCACCGCCCAAGCAGGCGGGGTGAGCCGCGGATTGAATGTCTTTGGAGGCGCAAGGAGTCTGTCCATGAATGCGAGCC
It encodes:
- a CDS encoding GIY-YIG nuclease family protein, whose product is MGTVADTSEPLSLQECKVRASLLLKALVASDTAKATRAAERLRVLPGFASLSLGEVLARRDSIQRKHALAVIAREQGHATWSDLKQALEARDAPQVDFERLLSRTGGTYLNRWFSSYEEAAASLRELGGYLFPFREQFFICEPGLLALLGLDPADPDWTRAGPDWLAPRDAQAHARLEQRLLQRCREIPTHPTRKSPMSSPEAKGSRARRSDLKREYKENPPEMGVFAVRNHANGKVLVGSALNVPGMLNRIRFELTMNMPRIPALLEDWKRYGAEKFTFEVLDVLEPPKEPGVDLNEELRVLENLWLDRLKPYGDAGYNAPPKQAG